One genomic window of bacterium includes the following:
- a CDS encoding GxxExxY protein: MEKWRKEELTDRIINACINVHKKLGPGFLESIYHNALKVEFA, encoded by the coding sequence ATGGAGAAGTGGAGAAAAGAAGAGTTAACTGATAGGATTATTAATGCCTGTATTAATGTCCATAAAAAGTTAGGACCTGGTTTTCTGGAGAGCATCTATCACAATGCCTTGAAGGTTGAGTTTGCAA
- a CDS encoding lysophospholipid acyltransferase family protein has product MQVRHYLEFIAVKILSDLITSLPWRIDYWLSNRLGEIGYILDAKRRKLAIDNLTHAFKDQYDKKQIKRLAINTFRNMSKSLIEFILFPRLNKDNVDNFVRIKGLENLERAKKKGKGVIIYSGHIGNWELMTEALILKGYNLNLMIRRQKNVFVEKLIQQKRTKFKTKTIFHTVAPKEIFQILKNNEIITIIGDQDGGKGGVFVDFFGRPASTPPGPVVFAMRTGAELIPIFDIRIKNNQHQIIIEPPCQLTTTPNIKTAIVENTQRLTKKLESYIRQYPDQWLWFHNRWATKPDNQQFVRVQVG; this is encoded by the coding sequence ATGCAAGTAAGACATTACCTTGAATTTATCGCCGTAAAGATATTATCTGATTTAATTACTTCATTACCCTGGCGGATAGATTATTGGTTATCTAACCGGTTAGGGGAGATTGGTTATATTTTGGATGCTAAAAGAAGAAAACTGGCGATTGATAATCTCACACATGCATTTAAAGACCAATATGATAAAAAGCAAATTAAGCGATTGGCGATTAATACCTTTAGAAATATGAGCAAAAGCCTGATTGAATTTATCTTATTCCCCAGACTTAATAAAGATAATGTGGATAACTTTGTGCGTATCAAAGGATTAGAAAATTTAGAGCGGGCTAAAAAAAAAGGTAAGGGGGTTATTATTTATAGCGGACATATAGGAAATTGGGAACTTATGACTGAAGCCTTAATACTTAAAGGCTATAATTTGAATCTTATGATTCGTCGTCAAAAAAATGTGTTTGTCGAAAAATTAATTCAACAGAAACGAACTAAGTTCAAAACTAAAACTATATTTCACACAGTCGCTCCAAAAGAAATTTTTCAGATTCTCAAAAATAATGAGATTATAACGATAATTGGTGACCAGGATGGAGGGAAAGGTGGCGTATTCGTTGATTTTTTTGGCAGACCTGCATCAACTCCTCCAGGGCCTGTAGTTTTTGCCATGCGGACTGGGGCAGAATTAATCCCTATCTTTGATATTCGAATAAAAAATAATCAACATCAGATTATTATCGAACCACCCTGTCAATTAACCACTACCCCAAATATAAAAACCGCCATTGTGGAAAATACGCAAAGATTAACAAAGAAGTTAGAATCATATATTCGTCAGTATCCTGACCAATGGCTCTGGTTTCACAACCGCTGGGCAACAAAACCTGATAATCAACAATTCGTAAGAGTTCAGGTAGGATAA